The Pseudomonadota bacterium nucleotide sequence ACTCCTGGGTGGGCTAATAGGGATTGAACGCGAGATCGCGGGCAAAGATCCCAGCATCCGCACCTTTGCTCTAATCTGCATGGGAAGCTGCATCTTTACTATCCTATCCGTGGATAGCGTTCAGGCCTTTCACTCAGGAGATCCGGGACGTATCGCCGCTCAGATCGTACCAGGTATCGGTTTTATCGGTGCTGGCACGATCTTTAGATCCAAGCAGGGAGTTTCAGGCTTTACCACCGCAGCTCTTATGTGGGTAACAGCCAGCGTCGGAATGGCGGTCGGGTTTCACCGCGAAGACCTCGGAGCATCAGCAACGATGATTGCGATCGTAATAACCCTATCTCTGCGAATTATTCACAAATATCTACGCAAACACCGCAGCAGTAACGGTAACTATAGCGGTAACGATAACGAGAACTCATCTCCTGCGCCGAAGGATGCCTAATCAGCACTCAAGTTACCTCTACGTCCTACCCCTT carries:
- a CDS encoding MgtC/SapB family protein → MGSYLLSVFDTGFNAQLLIAALLGGLIGIEREIAGKDPSIRTFALICMGSCIFTILSVDSVQAFHSGDPGRIAAQIVPGIGFIGAGTIFRSKQGVSGFTTAALMWVTASVGMAVGFHREDLGASATMIAIVITLSLRIIHKYLRKHRSSNGNYSGNDNENSSPAPKDA